Genomic window (Acidobacteriota bacterium):
GCGTTTTCATGAAACAACAGAGCCGGGCGATACGTTATTAATTTCCGAAAGCATCTTTCGGGAGAAGACTCATGCCGATCACCCTTTCATCCGTCCGCCGCATGGTGTCGACCTGGCTGGCGGCCCTGCTCGTCCTGTCCACCGGTTCGCTCCTGGCCGAGGATACCAAGCCCGCACCCGACATCCCGGCGCTCGCCGCCCGGCATCAGGCGGCCATGACCGCCGGCGACTGGGCTGCCGCCGCCAAGGTTGGCGAGGAACTCGTCAACGCCGTCGCCCCGCTTCACTTCGACACCGCCTACGCCGTCGCCGCCGCCTTCTGCCAGATGGGGCAAACCGAGTTGGCCTACGCCTGGCTGGAGGAAGCCAAAGGGGCCGGCTACTGGGACGTCTGGACCATGCGCCAGGATGAACGCTTCGCCGCCATCCGGGACCAGGAGCGGTTCAAAATCATCGTCCGCCAGATGCGCGCCCGCTCCTACATCCAGATGCTGGAGCGGCCCGAGCGCGAGTCGTTCCAAAAACCGGACCAGGTCATGGCCGCGCTGGCGCTCAAACCAGGTGAGCGGGTGGCCGACGTGGGCGCCGGCTCGGGCTATTTCACCACCCGCGTGGCCAAGGTGGTGGGCCCCGACGCGACCGTCTGGGCGGTGGACATCTCCGACGAGATGTTGAGCTACCTCGGCGACCGCATCAAGTGGGAGAAGATCGCCAACATCAAGCTCCACAAGGCGCAACCCACCGATCCGCTCCTGCCGCCCGGGGGGTTCGACACCATCCTGATGGTGGACACGCTCCACTACGTCAAGGACAAGGCGGCCTATGCCCAAAAGCTCCGTGCCGCCCTGGCGCCGGGCGGGCGCGTGGTGATCATCGACTATACGCCCAAGACCATGGAGGAGCGCCCCTGGGGGCCGCCGCCCGAGCAGCAGTTCTCCCGGCAGGAGCTGGACGCCGCGATGGCCGCCGCCGGCCTGGCGCCGGTCAGGGTGCACGAGTTCCTCACTGAGCAGTACTTCGTCGAATACGTCGCCA
Coding sequences:
- a CDS encoding class I SAM-dependent methyltransferase, whose translation is MPITLSSVRRMVSTWLAALLVLSTGSLLAEDTKPAPDIPALAARHQAAMTAGDWAAAAKVGEELVNAVAPLHFDTAYAVAAAFCQMGQTELAYAWLEEAKGAGYWDVWTMRQDERFAAIRDQERFKIIVRQMRARSYIQMLERPERESFQKPDQVMAALALKPGERVADVGAGSGYFTTRVAKVVGPDATVWAVDISDEMLSYLGDRIKWEKIANIKLHKAQPTDPLLPPGGFDTILMVDTLHYVKDKAAYAQKLRAALAPGGRVVIIDYTPKTMEERPWGPPPEQQFSRQELDAAMAAAGLAPVRVHEFLTEQYFVEYVANP